A window of Hallerella porci genomic DNA:
TGCTTCGAAAATCCGTCGTAAAAAATATATTCGGCGCGGGTTAAAATGCTACTCGGAATCAAGAGCAAAAGAAGGGTCATCACAATGCCGGTCAAAAGCCCGGCCAATGTGCGCTTAATTTTTTTCGGATGTTTGAATTTCACAAACGAAATGTAAAAAGTTTTCGTTTTTTTGTTCGGCGAGAATTGTTAAATTTAAAACCCAAATCAATCCGAGTTTGAATATGCTAACGATTCAAGAAAATGTCGACATGAAAGCGTTCACCACATTCCGCGCGGGCGGCGCAGCGCGCTATTTTGCAAAAGCGGAATCGGTAGAAGAAATTTTAGAAGCGAAATCATTCGCCCGTGAAAAAAAATTACCGCTCTTTTTTATCGGGCTCGGTTCGAATGTCGTCGTCTCGGACGCAGGATTTGAAGGTGTCATCGTAAAACTCGGCAAAGAATTTTCGCACTTTAAATTTGAAAAAGGAACTCTCGTTGCAAAAGCTTCGACTCCCCTTTCGATGATTGCGCGGATGAGCGCAACTCTCGGATTTTCGGGAATGCATTTGCTCGCGGGAATTCCAGGAACGGTCGGCGGCGCAGTCGTAATGAATGCGGGCGCTTACGGCGAAGAAATTTCGCAAACATTGCAAAGCGTAAAAATTCTCGACGACGATGAAACTGTCAAAACATTTTCACTCGCGGACTGTGAATTTTCCTATCGCCATTCGATTTTTCAAAATTCAAAAAAGATTATTCTCGAAGCGACATTTCAACTGACACCCGGAAATTCCTCAGAAATGATTCTTGCGCAAAAGAAAATTATGGAAGAACGCAAAGCGAAGCAACCGCTTGAATTTCCGAGCGCAGGTTCCGTGTTCAAACGTTCTCCCGCAGGATTTCCCGGCGCTCTAGTTGAAGCCGCTGGACTCAAAGGGAAAACTCTCGGCGGCGCACAAATTTCTTCGAAGCACGCCAATTTTATCGTCAACATCGGGAACGCAACCGCCCAAGAAATTTACGATTTGTCGGAACTCGCCAAAGAAAAAGTTTTTGAAAATAGCGGCGCTCTTCTCGAAAAAGAAATCATTTTCTTGGGAAAATTTTAATCGTATCTTTTCTCAAAACAAATGAGTATATTATTTACAATAAAACCACAAAGGAGAATCTATGGCAAATAAATACGCAGGCACGCAAACCGAAAAAAATTTACAAGCAGCTTTTGCTGGCGAATCGCAAGCGCGCAACAAATACACTTATTTTGCATCCAAAGCCAAGAAAGAAGGCTTTGAACAAATCGCAGAACTTTTCTTAAAAACCGCGGACAACGAAAAAGAACATGCAAAACTTTGGTTCAAAGAACTCGAAGGAATCGGCGAAACAAAAGACAATTTAAAAGCCGCCGCCGACGGTGAAAATTACGAATGGACCGATATGTATGAAGAATTTGCGAAGACCGCAGAAGCCGAAGGCTTTCAAGCGTTAGCAAAAAAATTCCGCATGGTCGCCGCCATCGAAAAACGTCACGAAGAACGTTACCGCGCATTATTAAAGAACATCGAAACCGCAGCAGTCTTCGAAAAAAGCGAAGTCAAAATTTGGGAATGCCGCAACTGCGGACACATTGTCATCGGCACAAAAGCTCCCACTGTTTGCCCCGTCTGCGCACATCCGCAATCGTTCTTCGAAATTTCTGCAGAAAATTATTAACGTCAAAAACGCTTAAATCATTCCATTTTTCGCACGGCTTCGCCGTGCGATTTTTAATTGATTCATTTTGAATAAAAAATCGCGCTAAATTTTTCGCAAATTATTTTTCGGATTCTTTAAAAATGCGGAAACGCTGCCAC
This region includes:
- the murB gene encoding UDP-N-acetylmuramate dehydrogenase — translated: MLTIQENVDMKAFTTFRAGGAARYFAKAESVEEILEAKSFAREKKLPLFFIGLGSNVVVSDAGFEGVIVKLGKEFSHFKFEKGTLVAKASTPLSMIARMSATLGFSGMHLLAGIPGTVGGAVVMNAGAYGEEISQTLQSVKILDDDETVKTFSLADCEFSYRHSIFQNSKKIILEATFQLTPGNSSEMILAQKKIMEERKAKQPLEFPSAGSVFKRSPAGFPGALVEAAGLKGKTLGGAQISSKHANFIVNIGNATAQEIYDLSELAKEKVFENSGALLEKEIIFLGKF
- the rbr gene encoding rubrerythrin, with the protein product MANKYAGTQTEKNLQAAFAGESQARNKYTYFASKAKKEGFEQIAELFLKTADNEKEHAKLWFKELEGIGETKDNLKAAADGENYEWTDMYEEFAKTAEAEGFQALAKKFRMVAAIEKRHEERYRALLKNIETAAVFEKSEVKIWECRNCGHIVIGTKAPTVCPVCAHPQSFFEISAENY